The nucleotide sequence TCATATGGACTATTTACTTTACTAATCCCATTTAATTTATATACACTCAAACTCTCATTTAGTATATCTGGCAGGTCACTTCTATAGTTTATTAGCCTTATTCTTGCTTTGATGTTTTGGTTGATTTCATTTCTAAGAGTTTTATTTATTTCTGATAATATTGACATTATAATACCTTATAGTAATTCATTATAAAAATCATTTAAAAGAATAAGTTTTATAATAAATTAAATATATGGGAAATCCCATATATTTATTAAGCGTTAAGTCCAACACCAATTCTCCAGTCATCTTCACCTGAAGTACTTGCTGTTTCATGTCTCCATGTAATTTTTCTATATGCAAATGCTACTTTTTCATATGGAGCAACTTGAGTTTTTTCAAGCCCTTCTTCATTATCCATATAAGAAGAGATATCCACGATAACAGCATCTTCTAATTTGATTGTAAAATAATGTTCTGGTTTACCAGCATAACTTGTTCTATACCATTTTAATTCTACTTCTGTTAAAGTCTCACCTTTTGTTAATGCATTGTATAAAAGAGGTGAACACTTATCAAAAATTTTTGAAATAACCAATGGTTCATGAACTCTTTGTCCTGATGGTTGACCAGACTGTGGATCTCTTGGAATTTTAATATCATGTGAAAAACCTTTTATTAAAGCTTCATTTTCATGACCTTTTTGGTAAGAGTTACCAACAGACTCTGGAGTAAAAGTACCTTCAGTAATTAAACCTTGTGTACTACCTTTTATCGAAATAAAAATTGGATTGTTCATTCGTTTTCCTTATAAAAATTTAAGTTATGGAATTCTATCAATAAATAATTAAATAAATTATTAAAATATCAATTAAAATAGAAAAATTTTACAATTTTATTGTAAATATCACTTTTATTTACAGTTCTATCGTATTTTTTATATGATAAATTATCTCTAAACCACTTTTTTAATAAAAAAGGTATCTTTTCAAAATTATTTAAAATAATTTTTTCATTCGCTTTTTCTATACAATTTGTAGTAAATATCTCAAAACATATACTTGCAACAGAAAAATTATCAGATTGAATGGATGGTAATTGATTATCTAAAAGCTCTGGGGCACAATATTTAGGATTGTAAGCTTTTACTTTTGTATAGTCTAATTCAATATTTTCTTGAGTATTTATAGATTTTGATATACCAAAATCTATAAGTGTTAGGTTATTATTTTTATCTATTATTATATTTGAGGGATTTATATCTGCATGTATAATATTGTTTGAATGTATATATTCTACTAAAGAGACTAAAGTTTTTAATATGTTTAATTTAAACTTATTTGACATCTCAAAAAAGGGAATATCTTTTAATAACTTTCCTTCAATGTATTCAAGAATAATATAAGGCATATTTGATTTTTTATCAATACCAAAATCAAGAACTTTTACTATATTTTTATGATTTAACTTTTTTAAAAAAGTATATTCACTATATAATAAAGAGTCTATATCTTTATAACTTTTAAGATTCTCATTTGGTATTTTTGCAACTATTTTTGATTCTTTATTAAAATGTAAATCATAAATATCATCTGCTTTATACACATCACATAATCCACCCGTACCAACTAATTGCTTTAAAATATATCTTTTATTTAAGATAGTAACTTTTTCATTTTCATTTAGAACTTTACTATCTTTTTTTATTTGTTTTAAAAGTTCTTTCAATCTGAACTCCTTGAAATTAATATCGCAGTAATATTATCTTCAGCTTTAGTTTTTAAAACATTTTTTATTAATATATTCATACTTTTATCTATATTCTTTTGTTTCATAGAATAAGAGATTACATCTTCATTAATAAAATCATACAATCCATCACTACAAAGTAAAAATTTATCACTATTTTCGATATTAAAAGATTTTTTTTCAAAAGTTAACTTTTTATTTGGTGCATTAATAGCAGATGTTAATACTTTTTGTCCATTTAATTGTTTTGCATGATCTTTTGTCAAACACTTTAATCCATTTTTATATAAATAGCATCTACTATCTCCACAATGAATGCAAACTGCCCTATTTCCAAAAATATATAATAAAACAATTGTTGTACCCATTATATTATTTGAACTAGAGTTATCAACTTTTCTTTGCAATATTTTATGTGCTTGAACTAAACAATCTTGAATCAATTCTAGGTTAGTATTAAAAGAATCTGTAAAAAATATATCATCAAATAAATCTGTAATTAATCTACTAGCAAAATTGCCATTATTATGTCCACCCATTCCATCACAAACAACCCATAAAGAATTTTGGTCATCACAAAAGAATGAGTCTTCATTTAAATCTCTAACATACCCAGGATGTGTAAAATATGAACTTTCAAACTTCATTTATATACTCTTTGGAAGTCTAAAAGTTGATAAATAATTATA is from Arcobacter sp. CECT 8986 and encodes:
- a CDS encoding PP2C family protein-serine/threonine phosphatase, with the translated sequence MKFESSYFTHPGYVRDLNEDSFFCDDQNSLWVVCDGMGGHNNGNFASRLITDLFDDIFFTDSFNTNLELIQDCLVQAHKILQRKVDNSSSNNIMGTTIVLLYIFGNRAVCIHCGDSRCYLYKNGLKCLTKDHAKQLNGQKVLTSAINAPNKKLTFEKKSFNIENSDKFLLCSDGLYDFINEDVISYSMKQKNIDKSMNILIKNVLKTKAEDNITAILISRSSD
- a CDS encoding Hcp family type VI secretion system effector codes for the protein MNNPIFISIKGSTQGLITEGTFTPESVGNSYQKGHENEALIKGFSHDIKIPRDPQSGQPSGQRVHEPLVISKIFDKCSPLLYNALTKGETLTEVELKWYRTSYAGKPEHYFTIKLEDAVIVDISSYMDNEEGLEKTQVAPYEKVAFAYRKITWRHETASTSGEDDWRIGVGLNA
- a CDS encoding serine/threonine-protein kinase; the protein is MKELLKQIKKDSKVLNENEKVTILNKRYILKQLVGTGGLCDVYKADDIYDLHFNKESKIVAKIPNENLKSYKDIDSLLYSEYTFLKKLNHKNIVKVLDFGIDKKSNMPYIILEYIEGKLLKDIPFFEMSNKFKLNILKTLVSLVEYIHSNNIIHADINPSNIIIDKNNNLTLIDFGISKSINTQENIELDYTKVKAYNPKYCAPELLDNQLPSIQSDNFSVASICFEIFTTNCIEKANEKIILNNFEKIPFLLKKWFRDNLSYKKYDRTVNKSDIYNKIVKFFYFN